In a genomic window of Lacrimispora sp. BS-2:
- the cmk gene encoding (d)CMP kinase: protein MKKVYNIAIDGPAGAGKSTIARSVAEKLNFVYVDTGAMYRAMALHFLRNEIPAGDEEGISRSAKEVNVTISYENGVQQVILNGENVSGLIRTEEVSAMASSVSVYMPVRNKLVELQKNLALKENVIMDGRDIGTCVLPNADLKIYLTASSLVRAKRRYGEFRAKGEECSLEDIEKDIIERDYRDMNRENSPLKQAEDAVLVDSSDMTVPEVVDRILELFHERKMEGGSLWK, encoded by the coding sequence AGCGATCGACGGACCGGCCGGGGCAGGAAAAAGCACCATTGCCAGGTCTGTTGCAGAAAAACTCAACTTCGTTTATGTGGACACGGGAGCCATGTACCGTGCCATGGCACTGCATTTTTTAAGAAATGAGATACCGGCAGGCGATGAGGAAGGGATTTCCCGGTCTGCCAAAGAAGTGAATGTCACCATTTCCTACGAAAATGGAGTGCAGCAGGTGATTTTAAACGGGGAAAATGTTTCAGGACTGATCCGTACAGAAGAGGTCAGCGCCATGGCTTCTTCGGTTTCCGTCTATATGCCGGTGCGAAATAAGCTGGTGGAGCTTCAAAAGAATCTGGCCTTAAAAGAAAATGTCATCATGGATGGCCGGGATATCGGAACCTGCGTGCTTCCGAATGCTGATCTAAAGATATATTTAACGGCCAGCAGCCTGGTCCGGGCAAAAAGGCGGTATGGGGAGTTTAGGGCAAAGGGAGAGGAATGCAGCCTGGAGGACATTGAAAAGGATATCATTGAACGGGATTACCGGGATATGAACCGGGAAAATTCTCCCCTTAAGCAGGCTGAGGATGCGGTCCTTGTAGATTCTTCTGACATGACTGTTCCTGAAGTGGTGGACCGGATCCTTGAACTTTTTCATGAGAGAAAAATGGAAGGAGGCAGCCTATGGAAGTGA
- the ispH gene encoding 4-hydroxy-3-methylbut-2-enyl diphosphate reductase has translation MEVIVAKTAGFCFGVKRAVEQVYEQLKRDDKPIYTYGPIIHNEEVVRDLEEKGVKVIHSEEELETIRDGVVVIRSHGVGKHIYEIMERNGIEIVDATCPYVKKIHRIAQEQNQAGRRLIIIGNENHPEVEGIKGWGNDNTLVVETPEQVEGLPLSEGEKLCIVSQTTFNYNKFQDLVEKISETRYDILVLNTICNATQERQVEAKRIASEVDAMIVIGGKSSSNTQKLYDICRRECKNTYYIQTLGDLDPDCGNSVRSVGITAGASTPNYIIEEVHTNVRIKF, from the coding sequence ATGGAAGTGATTGTTGCCAAAACCGCCGGGTTCTGCTTTGGAGTAAAGCGGGCTGTGGAACAGGTTTATGAACAGCTGAAAAGAGATGACAAGCCCATCTATACCTATGGCCCCATTATCCATAACGAGGAAGTGGTACGTGATCTGGAGGAAAAGGGAGTAAAGGTCATTCATTCGGAGGAGGAGCTTGAGACGATCAGGGATGGAGTCGTTGTCATAAGATCCCATGGAGTAGGGAAGCATATTTATGAGATCATGGAACGAAACGGGATCGAGATCGTAGACGCCACCTGTCCTTATGTGAAGAAGATCCACAGGATCGCCCAGGAGCAGAATCAGGCGGGCAGACGGCTTATTATCATCGGCAATGAAAACCATCCGGAGGTAGAAGGTATTAAAGGCTGGGGAAATGACAATACTTTAGTGGTGGAAACACCCGAGCAAGTGGAAGGATTACCTCTATCAGAAGGGGAAAAGCTGTGTATTGTATCACAGACGACATTTAATTACAATAAATTTCAAGATTTAGTTGAAAAAATTTCTGAAACGCGGTATGATATACTTGTTTTAAATACGATTTGCAATGCAACACAGGAAAGACAGGTGGAAGCAAAGCGGATAGCTTCAGAAGTGGATGCCATGATTGTTATAGGCGGAAAAAGTAGTTCCAATACCCAGAAGCTGTACGACATATGCCGAAGGGAATGTAAGAATACTTACTATATCCAGACACTAGGTGATTTAGATCCTGATTGTGGAAATTCTGTGCGCAGCGTAGGTATTACAGCCGGGGCTTCAACCCCGAATTATATTATCGAGGAGGTTCATACTAATGTCAGAATTAAGTTTTGA